A stretch of Coccidioides posadasii str. Silveira chromosome 2, complete sequence DNA encodes these proteins:
- a CDS encoding uncharacterized protein (EggNog:ENOG410PIFX~COG:S), translating into MIISAHNLKVILDKEYLTDPAATAYRHWVDSGRKIAPNGSLMRTHPLGIVRLGFSLDQTCRVATAFFTHVDPRRTLACCMSTGFIRGILRREILGESDVDDVIECVYQWVDTWAKCRRADWGNLKSNGRREFEDGELLDRQEFNKRVQAQTFEELQLDDSMKIGYVYKCLGAAILSLRMGMRQAPYAAAATTVTAALPYPTIFENIITELTLAAGDTDTDACAAGALLGCWLGYGALPSHWRHGMRDINWLVQKCNGLIQVLEVSSEPKTEVPRQRRLRYASRWWEGADEQRGARGNGP; encoded by the coding sequence ATGATCATCTCTGCTCACAACTTGAAGGTGATCCTGGACAAAGAATACCTGACTGATCCCGCTGCGACTGCCTATAGACATTGGGTCGATTCAGGTAGGAAAATCGCACCTAATGGCTCATTGATGCGCACTCATCCACTTGGCATCGTGCGCCTTGGGTTCTCTTTGGATCAGACCTGTCGCGTTGCGACTGCTTTCTTTACTCATGTGGATCCAAGACGTACCCTGGCATGCTGCATGTCGACTGGCTTCATACGGGGCATCTTGAGACGAGAGATATTGGGCGAGTCCGATGTCGACGATGTGATCGAATGTGTTTATCAATGGGTTGACACCTGGGCGAAATGTCGTCGGGCGGATTGGGGGAATTTAAAGTCGAACGGGAGGCGAGAATTCGAAGACGGTGAATTGCTCGACCGACAGGAATTCAACAAACGCGTTCAGGCACAAACTTTTGAAGAGCTTCAGCTAGACGACTCGATGAAAATAGGCTACGTTTATAAGTGCCTCGGGGCCGCAATTTTGAGTCTACGCATGGGAATGCGCCAAGCGCCATACGCCGCAGCAGCAACCACGGTGACGGCAGCACTCCCGTATCCAACGATATTTGAAAACATAATAACCGAACTCACACTTGCTGCTGGTGACACAGACACTGATGCGTGCGCGGCTGGAGCTCTCTTGGGCTGCTGGCTTGGGTATGGTGCGCTCCCATCCCACTGGCGACATGGTATGCGGGATATTAACTGGTTGGTCCAAAAATGTAATGGGCTTATTCAAGTCCTGGAAGTGAGCAGCGAGCCCAAAACTGAAGTACCGAGGCAGAGACGACTCAGATACGCATCCAGATGGTGGGAAGGGGCTGATGAGCAAAGAGGAGCGAGAGGAAATGGACCGTAA
- a CDS encoding uncharacterized protein (EggNog:ENOG410PS1X~COG:S~BUSCO:15260at33183), producing MPVTSKPTLAPLDTSKSLVFPSELHDSPLFSAKFEMIKHEDALKTPITPPTAYTDLLKTLTPMIATPLSASAPSTSKSFSSSSSNPSTSTSPYFCTCQTHQKSLTTPLLTPLSATTTRSQPDRVQKPPRTPRTPRTPINVRSLRGSESAKASPVTESPRSASVRSLLSPVSGSHAESNVRYLDASRCSSCARPVIVRQVVTRTITYKRTPLDPAPKGKRRKMEEKK from the coding sequence ATGCCAGTCACATCGAAGCCAACGTTGGCGCCACTTGATACTTCCAAATCGCTGGTTTTTCCGTCTGAACTTCATGACAGCCCATTGTTCTCTGCAAAGTTTGAGATGATCAAACACGAGGACGCTCTGAAGACACCAATAACGCCTCCAACCGCGTACACTGACTTGCTCAAAACGCTCACGCCAATGATCGCGACCCCGCTGTCGGCAAGCGCTCCCTCGACAAGCAAAAGCTTCTCGTCATCTTCTTCCAACCCATCGACGAGCACCAGCCCGTATTTTTGCACCTGTCAAACACACCAAAAATCATTGACCACTCCTCTCCTAACTCCATTGTCCGCGACAACGACGAGATCACAACCGGATAGGGTCCAAAAGCCCCCGCGAACGCCGAGGACACCGAGAACTCCAATCAACGTGCGATCACTACGCGGTTCAGAGTCGGCAAAAGCCTCACCTGTCACGGAATCTCCACGAAGCGCTTCAGTGCGTTCTCTATTATCTCCAGTGTCTGGTTCGCACGCTGAATCAAACGTTCGATATCTTGATGCGTCTCGCTGCTCCTCGTGCGCTCGCCCAGTCATTGTCCGCCAAGTCGTCACGCGGACGATAACATATAAGCGAACCCCACTCGACCCAGCGCCCAAGGGTAAGCGAAGAAAgatggaagaaaagaagtag
- a CDS encoding uncharacterized protein (TransMembrane:1 (o56-77i)) — translation MHFLAGKETSSWEERVSNPPTNEHKKGTISGCELDLQVDSSQLVPPLQGLVHHMHTLPLCKTTLFVTQALLLFYFFLPQLGRCGRYSPKIESIPPLLSEQEGSRRAIYSGANKRELTRNSSAPS, via the coding sequence ATGCATTTCCTGGCGGGAAAGGAAACGAGTTCCTGGGAGGAAAGAGTCTCAAATCCACCAACAAACGAACATAAAAAGGGCACCATATCCGGATGTGAACTAGATCTTCAAGTTGATTCTTCACAGCTCGTCCCTCCATTACAAGGCTTAGTTCATCACATGCACACTTTGCCCTTGTGCAAAACAACACTCTTTGTTACACAAGCACTCCTCTTGTTCTATTTTTTCCTTCCACAACTTGGTAGGTGTGGCCGATATTCCCCCAAAATCGAGTCCATTCCCCCGCTCTTGAGCGAGCAGGAGGGATCAAGAAGGGCTATCTATTCCGGGGCCAATAAGAGGGAGCTAACAAGGAATAGTTCGGCACCTTCTTGA